The Janthinobacterium lividum genome has a window encoding:
- a CDS encoding LysR substrate-binding domain-containing protein, with translation MELRQLRYFVAIVDHGSLSRAALILHVAQPALTQQLRQLEEELGVQLLHRSAQGVLSTDAGKVFYEHAQAILKQVADARSAVTQSATRPSGNVTLGLPHSISGALALPLLLAARERYPEITLQLTEEITGNLNEQLKSGRINLAVLFDDGQLSPFACSPLVEEEMRFICRSDSPLAPAGHAVSFQQALSATLILPGLQHGVRPRIDSRARELGLETANVIEINSIAILKSAILAGMGATILPAAPLLAELDSGAMRSYAIHSPVLSRTVALCASKNIPLTNAGNAVKNLVLQVAAELCGSGRWVGANVLSA, from the coding sequence ATGGAACTGCGCCAATTACGCTACTTTGTTGCCATCGTCGACCACGGCTCGCTGTCGCGCGCTGCCCTGATCCTGCACGTAGCGCAGCCGGCACTGACGCAGCAGCTACGCCAGCTGGAAGAGGAACTGGGCGTGCAGCTGCTGCACCGCTCGGCCCAGGGCGTGCTCAGCACGGACGCGGGCAAGGTGTTTTACGAACATGCGCAGGCGATCCTGAAACAGGTGGCCGACGCCCGCTCGGCCGTCACGCAAAGCGCCACGCGGCCGTCCGGCAATGTCACCCTGGGTTTGCCGCACAGCATCTCCGGCGCCCTGGCCCTGCCCCTGCTGCTGGCCGCGCGCGAACGCTACCCCGAGATCACCCTGCAACTGACGGAAGAAATCACGGGCAACCTCAATGAACAGCTCAAATCGGGCCGCATCAACCTGGCCGTGCTATTTGACGATGGCCAGCTGTCGCCGTTTGCGTGCAGTCCGCTGGTGGAAGAAGAGATGCGTTTTATCTGCCGCAGCGATTCGCCGCTCGCGCCTGCCGGCCATGCCGTGTCATTCCAGCAAGCCTTGAGCGCCACCCTGATCCTGCCGGGCCTGCAGCATGGCGTGCGTCCGCGCATCGACAGCCGCGCGCGCGAACTGGGCCTGGAGACGGCAAACGTGATCGAGATCAACTCGATCGCCATCCTGAAATCAGCCATCCTGGCCGGCATGGGCGCCACCATCCTGCCGGCCGCACCCCTGCTGGCCGAGCTCGACAGCGGCGCCATGCGCAGCTACGCCATCCACAGCCCCGTCCTGTCGCGCACGGTAGCCCTGTGCGCCTCGAAAAACATTCCCCTGACGAATGCGGGCAACGCCGTGAAAAACCTCGTGCTGCAAGTGGCCGCCGAGCTGTGCGGCAGCGGGCGCTGGGTGGGGGCGAATGTGCTATCCGCATAG